The Deinococcota bacterium genome includes a window with the following:
- a CDS encoding type II toxin-antitoxin system HicA family toxin yields MPKLAGVNHQDAVRALQKAGFRVSRQGKHIVMTDGTHILTIPRANPVNAYTMGGMVRDAGLTIEEFKKLL; encoded by the coding sequence ATGCCCAAATTAGCTGGTGTCAATCATCAGGATGCCGTTCGAGCATTGCAGAAGGCAGGATTTCGAGTTTCCCGGCAAGGAAAACACATTGTGATGACGGATGGCACCCATATTCTGACGATTCCACGGGCGAATCCGGTGAATGCTTATACGATGGGTGGGATGGTGCGAGATGCCGGCCTAACGATTGAGGAATTCAAGAAACTGCTGTAG
- a CDS encoding NUDIX domain-containing protein — translation MHYTTGTETWELPAGGIETGESLVQAAQREVMEETGYTTIAHMRQHHAYHHP, via the coding sequence ATGCACTATACCACTGGGACGGAAACATGGGAGCTGCCGGCAGGCGGGATAGAAACGGGAGAATCGCTAGTGCAAGCGGCCCAACGTGAGGTCATGGAAGAAACAGGCTATACGACCATAGCTCACATGAGGCAACATCATGCATATCATCACCCGTAA